From one Rhodamnia argentea isolate NSW1041297 chromosome 1, ASM2092103v1, whole genome shotgun sequence genomic stretch:
- the LOC115740228 gene encoding F-box protein At5g67140 yields MGMRDEEEEEVEAEIDRLPIDVLAQVFVMIPSLTDLAQASGVCRKWKRGVKLSLGRRERLSFAGLKMDDDSTARIVRRAYDLRELDISKSRWGCHITDEGLYRISLAKCAGKLTSISLWGMTGVTDQGVVQLIARANALQHLNIGGTFITDESLYAIANSCPHLKSIVLWSCRHVTQSGLLFLVNGCCKLESINVWGTRVPIDCFVNLLTINPGLQIK; encoded by the exons ATGGGGATGAGggacgaggaggaagaagaagtggaaGCAGAGATTGATCGCTTGCCGATCGACGTGCTCGCTCAGGTTTTTGTCATGATCCCGTCGCTCACCGATTTGGCGCA GGCGAGCGGCGTGTGCAGGAAATGGAAGCGAGGAGTGAAGCTTTCGCTTGGGCGGAGAGAGAGGTTGAGCTTCGCCGGCTTGAAGATGGACGACGATTCCACCGCCCGCATCGTTCGCCGCGCCTACGACCTCAGGGAACTCGACAT TTCGAAGAGTCGTTGGGGCTGCCATATAACTGATGAAGGATTGTACAGAATTTCACTTGCGAAATGCGCAGGGAAGCTAACGTCCATCTCTCTGTGGGGGATGACAGGGGTCACCGACCAAGGTGTTGTTCAGCTG ATTGCGAGAGCTAATGCTTTGCAACATCTGAATATCGGCGGTACATTCATCACCGATGAATCATTATATGCAATTGCCAATAGCTGTCCACATCTGAAG AGCATTGTCCTATGGAGCTGCCGTCATGTGACTCAGAGCGGGCTTCTTTTCCTTGTAAATGGATGTTGCAAGCTTGAATCAATCAATGTCTGGGGAACAAGAGTTCCTATAGATTGTTTCGTCAATTTGCTAACTATAAATCCAGGCCTTcagataaaataa
- the LOC115740222 gene encoding PI-PLC X domain-containing protein At5g67130 yields the protein MWACLAELCRASAVNYSYWVLLLLVFLIASSSACSNGNCQVLDACVAASDCGPGLYCGNCPSLGKNQPFCTRGRAIVPTSIIGGLPFNKYTWLVTHNSFSIVDAPPLPGVQRLTFYNQEDTVTNQLKNGVRGLMLDMYDFENDIWLCHSFRGQCFNFTAFQPAINTLREVEAFLSENPMEIVTIIIEDYVHTPKGLTTLFTNAGLNKYWFPVSKMPKKGEDWPTVAEMVQNNYRLLVFTSVAAKEAEEGVAYQWKYMVENESGDPGVVRGSCPNRKESKPLNSKSSSLFLENYFPTYPVQSDACKEHSTPLAEMVVTCYKAAGNKMPNFLAVNFYMRSDGGGVFDALDRMNGQTLCGCSTIAACQAGAPYGSCKNISAPTRSPTTNTAGSFSGSVQFTNSATTVHATSYLIISTLYISLLFFLLGKLQLQVAR from the exons ATGTGGGCGTGTCTTGCGGAGCTATGCAGAGCCTCTGCCGTTAACTACTCCTACTGGGTTCTCTTGCTCTTGGTATTCTTGATCGCAAGTTCCTCTGCTTGCTCTAATGGAAATTGCCAG GTCCTAGACGCCTGCGTAGCTGCTTCGGATTGTGGGCCTGGTTTGTACTGTGGAAACTGCCCTTCCCTTGGCAAGAACCAGCCATTCTGCACCAGAGGCCGAGCCATAGTCCCTACTTCCATC ATTGGCGGGTTGCCCTTCAACAAGTACACATGGCTGGTGACACATAATTCATTCTCCATAGTGGATGCACCACCTTTGCCTGGTGTGCAGAGGTTGACGTTCTACAATCAAGAAGATACCGTGACTAACCAGTTGAAG AATGGGGTGAGGGGACTGATGCTGGATATGTATGATTTCGAAAATGATATCTGGCTCTGCCATTCGTTTCGGGGACAATGCTTCAACTTCACTGCCTTT CAACCTGCTATTAATACTTTAAGAGAAGTGGAAGCATTCTTGAGCGAAAACCCAATGGAGATTGTGACGATTATAATTGAGGACTATGTGCACACTCCAAAAGGACTGACAACTCTGTTCACAAATGCTGGTCTAAACAAGTACTGGTTTCCTGTCTCGAAGATGCCAAAAAAGGGTGAAGACTGGCCCACTGTGGCCGAGATGGTGCAGAATAATTACCGACTTTTGGTTTTCACATCTGTTGCTGcaaaagaagcagaagaaggggttgcttATCAGTGGAAGTATATGGTGGAAAATGAGT CTGGAGATCCTGGGGTTGTACGAGGCTCGTGTCCCAACAGAAAAGAATCGAAACCACTAAATTCCAAGAGTTCATCTCTTTTCCTAGAGAACTACTTTCCAACATACCCAGTGCAATCTGATGCTTGCAAAGAACATTCGACGCCCCTTGCTGAGATGGTTGTTACCTGTTATAAAGCTGCGGGGAATAAAATGCCTAACTTCCTTGCAGTTAATTTTTACATG AGAAGTGATGGAGGAGGTGTTTTTGATGCCTTGGATAGAATGAATGGCCAGACACTCTGTGGCTGTAGTACTATTGCTGCTTGCCAG GCTGGGGCACCCTATGGGTCTTGCAAAAACATTAGTGCACCGACTAGAAGTCCAACCACGAATACTGCCGGAAGCTTTTCTGGATCTGTTCAGTTTACGAATTCTGCAACAACTGTCCATGCCACAAGTTATTTGATCATTTCCACGTTATAtatttcacttcttttttttctactcGGAAAGTTGCAGCTGCAAGTGGCTAGATAA
- the LOC115740218 gene encoding histone-lysine N-methyltransferase CLF isoform X2 has protein sequence MTEDQSVVGRRRIYYDQNGGEALICSDSEEEAIEDEEEKREFLDSEDYILRMTIKELGLSDPVLESLANCLSRSPSEVKARYEVLIKEEKNVGGSKNGDNEETSQTMSSFLDKDLDAALDSFDNLFCRRCLVFDCRLHGCSQDLVLPVDKQPPWSHTNEEIAPCGPLCYRSALKLVKGATVSSPGSGDPEEKSNPSSNGSKSHVLTRKKSASSSDRTRLKQCQSESASSNAKNASESSDSETGPRQDASARVLSPRKTKSAGKGGLRKRNSKRVAERVLVCLRKRQKMMASDSDSIASGSLLSGDMKLRSKLQKENEDAASSSQKKIKSPVIRRPRRKDLTIEESHNLVQGEVPDAPSSEMTIDPPPTNNNDTSKKEEFVDENTCKQELSEDRSWKALEKGLYEKGLEIFGRNSCLIARNLLNGLKTCQEIFQYMNCSENKLICQGGDAANLGEGHPKFDSNGNMVHIEPRRRSRFLRRRGRVRRLKYTWKSAAYHSIRKRITERKDQPCRQYNPCNCQTACGKQCSCLLNGTCCEKYCGCPKSCKNRFRGCHCAKNQCRSRQCPCFAADRECDPDVCRNCWVSCGDGTLGVPSQRGDNYECRNMKLLLKQQQRVLLGKSDVSGWGAFLKNSVSKHEYLGEYTGELISHREADKRGKIYDRENSSFLFNLNDQFVLDAYRKGDKLKFANHSPDPNCYAKVIMVAGDHRVGIFAKERINAGEELFYDYRYEPDRAPAWARKPEAAGSKKEEGAPSSGRAKKLA, from the exons CATGACCATCAAAGAACTTGGTTTATCTGACCCAGTTCTGGAATCATTGGCAAATTGTTTATCTAGAAGCCCTTCTGAAGTCAAG GCAAGATATGAAGTCCTTATTAAGGAAGAGAAGAATGTGGGTGGCTCTAAGAATGGGGATAATGAAGAAACCTCTCAGACAATGAGTTCTTTTCTTGATAAAGATCTTGATGCTGCTCTAGATTCTTTTGACAACCTGTTTTGTCGTAGATGTCTG GTTTTTGATTGCAGATTACATGGATGTTCTCAGGATCTTGTGTTACCC GTGGATAAACAACCTCCATGGAGCCATACCAATGAAGAAATTGCACCATGTGGTCCTCTTTGTTACAGATCG gCTTTGAAGTTAGTAAAAGGTGCAACAGTAAGCTCTCCTGGGTCTGGTGATCCTGAAGAGAAATCAAATCCTTCGTCAAATGGCTCTAAGTCTCATGTTCTAACTAGGAAGAAATCTGCCAGCTCATCCGATAGGACGCGGTTGAAACAATGTCAGAGTGAAAGTGCGTCATCTAATGCAAAAAATGCCTCAGAAAGCAGTGATTCAGAGACAGGACCCAGGCAGGATGCGTCAGCACGTGTTTTGTCTCCTCGCAAGACTAAAAGTGCTGGAAAAGGCGGACTTCGTAAGAGGAACAGCAAGCGAGTTGCAGAGCGAGTTCTAGTTTGCTTGCGTAAACGACAGAAGATGATGGCTTCTGATTCAGATTCTATTGCAAGTGGAAGCCTTCTTTCGGGGGACATGAAACTGAGATCCAAATTGCAGAAAGAGAATGAGgatgctgcttcttcttcgcaaaagaaaataaagtctCCAGTGATTCGCAGGCCAAGAAGGAAGGATCTAACTATTGAGGAAAGTCACAACTTAGTTCAGGGTGAAGTTCCCGACGCCCCATCAAGTGAAATGACTATCGATCCCCCTCCAACTAATAATAATGATACCTCAAAAAAAGAGGAGTTTGTCGACGAAAATACATGTAAACAAGAACTAAGTGAGGATAGATCATGGAAAGCTCTGGAGAAAGGCCTTTATGAGAAAGGGTTGGAGATTTTTGGTAGGAACAG CTGTTTGATTGCTAGGAATCTCTTGAATGGTTTGAAGACATGTCAGGAGATTTTTCAGTACATGAATTGTTCTGAGAACAAGCTAATATGTCAAGGTGGTGATGCTGCAAATCTAGGTGAAGGCCATCCTAAGTTTGACAGTAATGGAAATATG GTCCATATTgaaccaagaagaagatcaagatTTTTGCGTAGGAGAGGCAGAGTGCGTCGTTTGAAATATACTTGGAAGTCTGCTGCCTATCATTCAATCAGGAAAAGGATAACTGAGAGAAAGGATCAGCCATGCCGGCAGTATAACCCATGTAACTGCCAAACTGCATGTGGCAAGCAGTGTTCCTGTCTTTTAAATGGAACCTGCTGTGAGAAGTACTGTGG ATGTCCAAAAAGTTGTAAGAATCGATTCAGAGGCTGTCATTGTGCCAAAAATCAATGTCGGAGCCGGCAATGTCCATGCTTTGCAGCTGACAGGGAATGCGATCCAGATGTTTGCCGAAATTGTTGGGTCAG TTGTGGTGATGGAACTCTTGGTGTGCCCAGTCAAAGAGGTGACAATTATGAATGTAGGAACATGAAGCTGCTTCTTAAGCAACAACAAAGG GTTTTGCTTGGGAAATCTGATGTATCTGGTTGGGGAGCTTTCTTAAAG AATAGTGTGAGCAAACACGAATATCTTGGCGAATATACTGGGGAGCTAATTTCACACAGGGAAGCTGATAAGCGTggaaagatttatgaccgagAAAACTCgtcatttcttttcaatttgaatGATCAG TTTGTTCTTGATGCTTATCGAAAGGGTGACAAATTGAAGTTTGCTAATCACTCTCCTGATCCTAATTGCTATGCTAAG GTTATAATGGTGGCAGGGGACCATAGGGTTGGGATATTTGCCAAGGAACGAATCAATGCTGGGGAGGAGCTATTTTATGACTATCGTTATGAACCGGACCGAGCGCCTGCCTGGGCAAGGAAGCCCGAGGCTGCTGGGTCTAAGAAGGAGGAAGGTGCTCCTTCAAGTGGTCGGGCAAAGAAGCttgcataa